From the genome of Argentina anserina chromosome 4, drPotAnse1.1, whole genome shotgun sequence, one region includes:
- the LOC126791901 gene encoding protein DETOXIFICATION 55, whose amino-acid sequence MAAEAASQSPKYPTMPEVMEELHRMTDIGFPIAAMSLVAYLKNMVLVVCMGRLGSLELAGGALAIGFTNITGYSVLSGLAMGMEPLCSQAFGSRNFSMAFLTLQRTILLLLVASLPISLLWINIEPLMLILHQNPDITRIASLYCRFAIPDLIANSLLHPLRIFLRSQSISWPLMWCTLLATILHLPLTIFLTFTLPLGVKGIAISTSFTNFTTLFFLLGYILYTYITKARLYCWLTETEPTTNNSERALYYDIRNKPELLASSTKSKPAPILTPLLSKPLVPLSLKSSLLRDELGMLIRLSVQSCLAVCLEWWWYEFMTILAGYLDNPHIALATSAIVIQTTSLMYTLPAALSASVSTRVGNELGAGQPEKARLAAVVAVGMALVSSFSGLSLTTLGRETWGRIFTTDNEVLELTVAILPVIGLCELANCPQTTSCGILRGSARPGIGAWINFFSFYVVGAPVAIVMGFVWRLGFKGLCYGLLAAQITCVVSILTVVHKTDWEKELLKAKVSVGKTRRDVFSHADDHQAVKSEEA is encoded by the exons ATGGCTGCAGAAGCAGCAAGTCAATCCCCAAAGTACCCGACAATGCCAGAG GTTATGGAGGAGCTTCACAGGATGACTGATATTGGCTTCCCCATAGCAGCCATGAGCTTAGTTGCCTACCTCAAAAACATGGTCTTAGTTGTATGCATGGGGAGACTAGGAAGTTTGGAGCTAGCAGGAGGAGCTTTGGCCATTGGCTTCACCAACATCACAGGCTACTCTGTTCTCTCTGGTTTAGCTATGGGTATGGAACCCCTCTGTAGCCAAGCTTTTGGATCACGCAACTTCTCCATGGCCTTCCTCACTTTGCAAAGAACAATTCTCTTGTTACTAGTTGCTTCTCTTCCTATTTCCTTGCTTTGGATCAACATCGAACCTCTCATGCTCATTCTCCACCAAAACCCGGATATAACCCGAATCGCAAGCTTGTATTGCCGGTTTGCGATCCCTGATCTCATAGCGAATAGTCTTCTCCACCCTTTACGTATTTTCTTGCGCAGCCAAAGCATAAGTTGGCCATTGATGTGGTGCACTTTACTAGCTACCATTCTTCACCTTCCTCTCACCATTTTCTTGACCTTCACTCTTCCTCTTGGAGTCAAAGGAATAGCCATTTCTACTTCCTTCACCAATTTCACcactctcttttttcttttgggttacatATTGTATACCTACATCACTAAAGCACGTTTGTATTGCTGGTTAACGGAGACTGAACCCACCACTAATAATTCTGAACGAGCATTGTATTATGACATAAGAAACAAACCTGAACTGCTTGCAAGTAGTACTAAATCGAAACCAGCACCCATATTGACACCATTGCTATCCAAACCGTTAGTTCCACTTTCATTAAAGAGTTCACTACTCAGAGACGAATTGGGAATGCTAATCAGACTATCCGTACAAAGTTGTCTAGCAGTTTGCCTAGAATGGTGGTGGTACGAGTTCATGACAATTCTAGCTGGTTACCTTGACAACCCTCATATTGCCCTTGCAACATCGGCCATAGTGATCCAAACTACTTCTCTCATGTACACATTGCCTGCGGCCCTTAGCGCGTCAGTGTCTACAAGAGTAGGCAACGAGCTTGGGGCAGGCCAACCTGAGAAGGCTCGTTTAGCTGCGGTGGTGGCGGTGGGAATGGCACTGGTGAGCTCATTTTCGGGTTTGTCACTTACCACTCTAGGCAGAGAGACATGGGGGAGAATCTTCACAACAGATAATGAGGTTCTTGAGCTAACTGTGGCTATCCTACCGGTGATCGGCCTATGCGAACTCGCCAATTGTCCACAAACCACAAGCTGTGGGATATTGAGAGGCAGTGCTAGGCCCGGAATCGGGGCATGGATCAATTTCTTCTCATTTTACGTGGTGGGTGCGCCTGTGGCCATAGTGATGGGGTTTGTGTGGAGATTAGGGTTCAAGGGTCTTTGCTATGGCCTTCTAGCAGCTCAAATCACATGCGTGGTGTCGATATTGACAGTGGTGCACAAGACAGATTGGGAGAAGGAATTGCTCAAGGCTAAGGTCTCTGTTGGAAAGACTCGACGGGATGTATTTTCACACGCAGATGATCATCAGGCAGTCAAATCTGAAGAGGCCTAA